In Flavobacterium gelatinilyticum, a genomic segment contains:
- the modA gene encoding molybdate ABC transporter substrate-binding protein — MSSIRMIKVIAAVLLLSGTANAQQKFTIVAAANLKAALDSVNTVFKAQNPGINLQITYGASGKFYEQISNGAPFDLFFSADMEYPNKLESNKLTASKVKKYAVGKLVIWSKKTDPNKTKINSLLDSGIRKIAIGNPAVAPYGEKAVESLKFYKIYDKVKNKLVFGDNITQAAQFITTGNADIGITALSLVLMPNMKKEGGKYYIIPEKSHSPLEQGCVILKHGKGNAGALKFYDFISSKKAAAILKYYGYDTNAK, encoded by the coding sequence ATGAGCAGCATACGAATGATAAAAGTGATAGCGGCAGTTTTACTGCTGTCCGGAACTGCAAATGCACAACAGAAATTTACAATTGTTGCGGCGGCAAATCTTAAAGCAGCTTTAGATTCGGTGAATACGGTTTTTAAAGCGCAGAATCCGGGAATTAATCTGCAGATTACGTATGGTGCTTCGGGAAAATTTTATGAACAGATTTCCAACGGTGCTCCTTTTGATTTATTCTTTTCAGCAGATATGGAGTACCCAAATAAACTCGAAAGCAATAAATTAACCGCTTCGAAAGTAAAAAAGTATGCAGTTGGAAAACTGGTGATCTGGAGCAAAAAAACAGACCCGAATAAAACAAAAATAAACAGTCTGTTAGATTCCGGAATCCGCAAAATAGCTATTGGTAATCCTGCCGTTGCGCCGTATGGAGAAAAAGCAGTCGAGAGTCTAAAATTCTACAAGATATACGATAAAGTAAAGAATAAACTGGTTTTTGGCGACAATATTACACAGGCAGCCCAATTTATCACAACCGGAAACGCCGATATTGGTATTACTGCTTTATCCCTTGTTCTTATGCCAAATATGAAAAAGGAAGGCGGGAAGTATTATATTATTCCGGAAAAAAGCCATTCTCCTTTAGAACAAGGCTGTGTGATCTTAAAACACGGAAAAGGCAATGCCGGTGCTTTGAAATTTTATGATTTTATATCTTCAAAAAAAGCAGCTGCTATTTTGAAATATTACGGATATGATACGAATGCGAAATGA